The Lycium barbarum isolate Lr01 chromosome 9, ASM1917538v2, whole genome shotgun sequence genome has a segment encoding these proteins:
- the LOC132611158 gene encoding uncharacterized protein At1g28695-like: MDFKNPINEYHHYILSTLLTLALICILLLSSSSKSNNFALFPTGNSVCQPSKTFNMKVYGDELEEVLAGASTENKTVIIAILNKAYVEGDKPMLDIFLDGFWLGEGTDDLIKHLLIVAMDQTSYKRCKFLHLHCYKLETDGVDFVGEKLYMSEDFIKMMWQRTRFLGDVLKRGYNFVFTDTDVLWLRNPFPNLSHNKSIDLQISTDSFNGDQWSGANLINTGFYMIRSNNKTITLFDKWYAKKDNSTGLKEQDVLQKLIREGEFRNLGLKVRFLDTVYFSGFCQNSKDVRAVVTVHSNCCRRISAKMADLTAVIHDWKRFMSATGNETSRFQWTPHDHCRNSWQN; the protein is encoded by the exons ATGGATTTCAAGAATCCCATCAATGAATACCATCACTATATTTTGTCTACACTTTTAACCTTAGCTTTAATATGTATTCTCTTGTTGAGCTCTTCCTCTAAGAGCAATAATTTTGCTTTATTTCCAACGGGAAACTCCGTTTGTCAGCCTTCAAAAACA TTTAACATGAAGGTGTACGGAGATGAGCTTGAAGAAGTATTAGCGGGAGCCTCAACGGAGAACAAGACGGTAATTATCGCGATTCTGAATAAAGCATACGTGGAGGGAGATAAGCCGATGTTGGATATTTTCTTGGATGGTTTCTGGCTAGGAGAAGGCACTGATGATTTAATCAAACACCTTTTGATCGTTGCGATGGATCAAACATCGTACAAAAGGTGCAAGTTCCTCCATCTTCATTGTTACAAGCTGGAAACGGATGGCGTAGATTTCGTCGGAGAGAAACTGTACATGTCAGAAGATTTTATAAAAATGATGTGGCAAAGAACCCGCTTCTTAGGCGATGTTCTAAAGCGTGGTTATAACTTCGTCTTCACG GACACTGATGTGTTATGGCTAAGaaatccattcccaaatttgagCCACAACAAATCCATAGATTTGCAGATCAGTACAGATAGTTTCAACGGCGACCAATGGTCCGGGGCAAATCTCATCAACACAGGCTTCTACATGATCAGATCAAACAACAAAACTATCACATTGTTTGATAAATGGTATGCGAAGAAAGACAATTCCACCGGATTAAAAGAACAGGACGTTCTGCAGAAGCTAATACGTGAAGGAGAATTTCGAAATTTAGGCCTTAAAGTGCGGTTCTTGGACACTGTTTATTTTAGCGGATTCTGTCAAAATAGTAAGGATGTTAGAGCTGTAGTGACTGTTCATTCCAACTGTTGTAGAAGAATTAGTGCCAAAATGGCTGACTTGACAGCAGTCATTCATGATTGGAAGAGGTTTATGAGCGCCACAGGGAATGAGACGTCCAGGTTCCAGTGGACACCTCATGATCACTGTCGCAATTCCTGGCAAAATTGA